In Pseudobacter ginsenosidimutans, the following are encoded in one genomic region:
- the trpA gene encoding tryptophan synthase subunit alpha, whose amino-acid sequence MSRIQELFKKKNKQVLNVYVTAGYPQLNSTVPVMQALEKSSADLIELGMPYSDPLADGPVIQASSTIALQNGMTIKKLFEQLKEMRASVQVPVILMGYMNPILQYGFDKFCADAAAVGVDGLILPDLPEFEFENEYGSIIKKYKLDFIFLVTPETTTERIKRLDALSTGFLYAVSSSSTTGKDQNMSGVSAYLQRLQEMKLKNPVLVGFGIKDKASFEAASEFANGAIIGTAFIKALEGASDVAAATEQFIRTVK is encoded by the coding sequence ATGAGCAGAATACAGGAATTATTTAAAAAGAAAAATAAACAGGTCCTCAACGTGTACGTGACAGCCGGTTATCCGCAACTAAACAGCACAGTACCCGTGATGCAGGCCCTGGAGAAAAGTAGCGCCGACCTCATTGAGCTGGGCATGCCCTACAGTGATCCATTGGCAGACGGTCCCGTAATCCAGGCCAGCAGTACCATCGCGCTGCAGAATGGCATGACCATCAAAAAACTCTTTGAACAATTGAAAGAGATGCGCGCATCTGTGCAGGTGCCTGTGATCCTCATGGGATACATGAACCCCATCCTTCAATATGGCTTCGATAAGTTCTGTGCAGATGCGGCAGCAGTGGGAGTGGATGGATTGATCCTGCCTGATCTTCCTGAGTTTGAGTTCGAAAACGAATACGGCTCCATCATCAAAAAATACAAACTGGATTTCATCTTTTTAGTAACTCCGGAAACAACAACGGAACGCATCAAAAGACTGGATGCTCTGAGCACAGGCTTTCTCTATGCCGTGAGCAGCAGCTCCACTACAGGAAAAGATCAGAATATGAGTGGTGTAAGCGCTTACCTGCAAAGGTTACAGGAGATGAAATTGAAAAACCCGGTGTTGGTAGGCTTTGGCATCAAGGACAAGGCCAGCTTTGAAGCGGCATCTGAATTTGCCAATGGCGCCATCATCGGCACTGCTTTCATCAAAGCACTGGAGGGTGCTTCCGATGTAGCTGCCGCAACAGAACAATTCATCAGAACAGTGAAATGA
- the trpB gene encoding tryptophan synthase subunit beta: MSTTIYQQPDAQGYYGQFGGAYIPEMLHRNVEELRNQYRSIITSKDFRDEYQSLLRDYVGRPTPLYPAARLSAQFNTNIYLKREDLCHTGSHKLNNALGQILLAQRLGKKRIIAETGAGQHGVATATVCALKGIECIVYMGEKDIQRQAPNVARMKMLGATVIPATSGSKTLKDATNEAIRDWINNPNDTHYIIGSVVGPHPYPDMVATFQSVISEEIRKQLKEKTGSELPTHVFACVGGGSNAAGAFYHFTEEQTVKLVAVEAAGHGVESGLSAATTRLGKPGVLHGSKSLVMQTEDGQVVEPHSISAGLDYPGIGPMHANLFASGRGTFLSATDEEAVRAAFNLTQLEGIIPALESSHALAGLHQVDFKKDDVVVLCLSGRGDKDMATYMQAMGV, from the coding sequence ATGTCAACAACCATTTACCAGCAGCCAGATGCACAGGGATATTACGGACAGTTCGGCGGTGCTTACATCCCCGAGATGCTGCACCGCAACGTGGAAGAGCTGCGCAATCAGTACAGGAGCATCATCACCAGCAAAGATTTCCGTGATGAATACCAGAGCCTGCTCCGCGATTATGTAGGAAGGCCCACGCCGCTCTATCCTGCTGCCAGGCTGAGCGCACAGTTCAATACCAATATTTACCTGAAGCGGGAAGACCTTTGTCATACCGGTTCTCATAAGCTCAACAATGCACTCGGACAGATCCTGCTGGCGCAACGCCTGGGCAAGAAGCGCATCATCGCGGAAACAGGCGCCGGTCAGCATGGCGTGGCCACAGCCACTGTTTGCGCACTCAAAGGCATAGAGTGCATCGTGTACATGGGAGAGAAAGATATTCAGCGCCAGGCGCCCAATGTGGCCCGCATGAAAATGCTCGGCGCTACCGTGATCCCCGCCACCAGTGGCAGCAAAACCCTGAAAGACGCTACCAATGAAGCGATCAGGGACTGGATCAACAATCCCAATGACACACATTATATCATCGGCTCCGTGGTAGGCCCGCATCCATATCCCGATATGGTTGCAACTTTCCAGAGTGTGATCAGTGAAGAGATCCGTAAGCAACTCAAAGAAAAAACCGGCAGTGAATTACCCACGCATGTATTCGCCTGCGTAGGCGGCGGCAGCAATGCTGCAGGTGCTTTCTATCATTTCACCGAAGAGCAGACAGTGAAACTGGTAGCAGTGGAAGCGGCAGGTCATGGGGTGGAAAGCGGGCTGAGCGCAGCCACAACCAGACTTGGTAAACCAGGTGTACTGCATGGCAGCAAGAGCCTGGTGATGCAAACCGAAGATGGACAGGTGGTAGAACCGCACAGCATTTCAGCCGGACTGGATTATCCTGGTATCGGTCCCATGCATGCGAATCTGTTCGCGAGCGGCCGCGGAACTTTTCTCAGTGCAACAGATGAAGAAGCTGTTCGTGCAGCTTTCAATCTGACGCAGCTGGAAGGCATCATTCCTGCATTGGAAAGCTCACACGCACTGGCAGGACTGCACCAGGTGGATTTTAAAAAAGATGATGTGGTAGTGCTTTGCTTAAGTGGAAGAGGTGATAAGGATATGGCTACCTACATGCAGGCAATGGGCGTATAA
- a CDS encoding phosphoribosylanthranilate isomerase — protein MRVKVCGMTQPEQVAQLADMGVSFAGFIFYPKSPRYVFKHMTTTQIRKENNINKVGVFVNAPIEEVLHMVDECRLHLVQLHGDENPKYCEKIADYVSVVKAFRLSDNDSVEWMIRPYMDCCDMFMFDTMGAGYGGTGKKFDWSVLKDTIIGKPFFLSGGIEPGDEAQLREFEKEPAAKALFAIDINSKFETNPGYKDMEKVRGFVNNMK, from the coding sequence ATGCGAGTAAAAGTATGCGGCATGACCCAGCCAGAACAGGTGGCACAACTGGCAGACATGGGTGTATCTTTTGCAGGATTCATTTTCTATCCCAAAAGTCCCCGGTACGTATTCAAACACATGACCACCACACAGATCAGGAAGGAGAACAATATCAACAAAGTGGGCGTGTTTGTAAATGCCCCTATTGAAGAAGTACTCCATATGGTGGACGAATGCAGGCTGCACCTGGTGCAACTGCACGGCGACGAAAATCCAAAATACTGTGAGAAGATCGCAGACTATGTATCGGTGGTAAAAGCATTTCGACTGAGCGACAACGATAGTGTGGAGTGGATGATCAGGCCCTATATGGATTGCTGCGACATGTTCATGTTCGACACCATGGGCGCCGGATATGGAGGAACAGGAAAAAAATTCGACTGGAGCGTATTAAAAGATACCATCATCGGTAAACCATTTTTTCTCAGTGGTGGCATCGAGCCGGGCGATGAAGCGCAATTGCGGGAATTCGAGAAAGAGCCCGCTGCCAAAGCCCTCTTTGCCATCGATATCAACAGCAAATTCGAAACCAATCCGGGTTACAAAGACATGGAGAAGGTGCGCGGGTTTGTGAACAATATGAAATAA
- the trpC gene encoding indole-3-glycerol phosphate synthase TrpC, with protein sequence MNILDTIIAHKRTEVAARKAGTPASALEKQDGFNRKVLSLKEFLLNDARTGIIAEFKRKSPSKGLINGTADVVEVTSAYAKHASGLSVLTDENFFGGSTADLIAARVNQIPILRKDFIVDEYQILEARAMGADVILLIAACLTPEEVKRLATFATQLGLEVLLELHDEEELAHICDETILVGINNRNLKTFKVDIERSLAMARRIPDNRIKIAESGISAVENILLFRNNGFRGFLIGENFMKAADPAKAFEDFVQELKAAKAP encoded by the coding sequence ATGAATATTCTCGATACCATCATCGCACACAAAAGAACAGAAGTGGCGGCGCGAAAAGCAGGGACGCCTGCTTCAGCGCTGGAAAAACAGGACGGGTTCAACAGGAAGGTTTTAAGTCTGAAAGAATTCCTGCTCAATGATGCACGTACGGGCATCATCGCGGAATTCAAAAGGAAGTCGCCTTCAAAAGGACTGATCAATGGAACAGCGGACGTGGTGGAAGTAACATCTGCCTATGCGAAGCATGCATCCGGCCTCAGCGTGCTCACCGATGAAAATTTTTTTGGCGGCAGTACTGCTGATCTGATCGCGGCACGCGTGAACCAGATTCCTATACTGCGCAAGGATTTCATCGTGGATGAGTACCAGATCCTGGAAGCCCGCGCCATGGGCGCCGATGTGATTTTGCTCATTGCCGCCTGTTTAACCCCTGAAGAAGTGAAACGGTTGGCTACCTTTGCAACGCAGCTCGGCCTCGAAGTGCTACTGGAACTGCACGACGAAGAAGAACTGGCGCATATCTGCGATGAAACCATCCTGGTTGGGATCAATAACCGCAACCTGAAGACTTTCAAAGTGGATATCGAAAGGAGCCTGGCCATGGCCCGGCGCATCCCGGATAACAGGATCAAAATTGCCGAGAGCGGGATCAGCGCCGTGGAAAATATCCTGTTGTTCAGGAACAATGGATTCAGAGGCTTTCTGATAGGTGAGAATTTCATGAAAGCTGCCGACCCTGCCAAAGCCTTTGAAGATTTTGTACAGGAGCTGAAAGCAGCAAAGGCCCCGTGA